In candidate division KSB1 bacterium, the following are encoded in one genomic region:
- the waaF gene encoding lipopolysaccharide heptosyltransferase II — translation MEGEDRQVVPQRVLVIRFSSIGDIVLASPLLRALARTFPSADMDFATKEEFADLVRFSPYVHKVLVLPKGGKWRQLERLRQEVKARRYDVIVDIHKNFRSFYVRLGAGPAKVLRYRKWRWARTLLIVAKKNVYPGVVPVYQRYLAAVGVLGVKGDGRGPEVFLDPAARQRVQKRLEQVGFMTHPLRVAIVPGAGFFTKRWLPERFAEVADSLAERHQSGALILGDAKDRTIAEQVVSHMQTPHLNLAGALSLMESAAALDCCDLVLCNDTGLMHIAAALGKCVVAIFGPTTEELGFFPFGELTRVVQKDLPCRPCSAMGSTRCPKRHFRCMRDISAQEVVVAAEELLARRGKEFCERRARN, via the coding sequence ATGGAGGGAGAAGATAGACAGGTGGTGCCGCAGCGGGTGCTGGTGATTCGCTTTAGCTCCATTGGCGACATTGTGCTCGCCAGCCCGTTGCTTCGCGCGTTGGCAAGGACATTTCCCAGTGCGGACATGGATTTTGCCACCAAAGAGGAATTCGCGGACCTGGTCCGCTTTTCGCCCTACGTGCACAAGGTGCTCGTCTTGCCAAAAGGCGGCAAATGGCGGCAGCTTGAGAGGCTGCGGCAAGAGGTGAAAGCTCGCCGCTACGATGTCATCGTTGACATTCACAAGAACTTTCGCAGCTTCTACGTGCGCTTGGGCGCAGGGCCAGCGAAGGTGCTCCGCTACCGCAAGTGGCGCTGGGCCCGCACGCTGCTCATCGTGGCCAAGAAGAACGTTTATCCCGGCGTCGTACCGGTCTACCAGCGCTATCTAGCCGCGGTCGGTGTACTCGGGGTGAAGGGCGATGGGCGCGGGCCAGAGGTTTTTTTGGATCCGGCTGCCCGACAGCGCGTGCAGAAGAGACTCGAACAGGTCGGATTCATGACGCACCCGTTGCGCGTCGCCATAGTGCCGGGAGCGGGTTTTTTCACCAAGCGCTGGCTTCCGGAGCGCTTTGCAGAGGTTGCCGATTCCTTGGCTGAGAGGCACCAGAGCGGTGCGCTTATCCTTGGCGATGCCAAGGATCGAACAATTGCCGAACAGGTGGTCTCGCACATGCAGACACCGCATCTAAACCTGGCGGGCGCCCTTTCGCTCATGGAGAGCGCGGCAGCTCTTGACTGTTGCGACCTGGTCTTGTGCAACGACACCGGACTGATGCACATTGCGGCGGCACTGGGCAAGTGCGTGGTGGCTATCTTCGGACCGACAACCGAGGAGTTGGGCTTTTTCCCGTTCGGCGAGCTTACGCGTGTGGTGCAGAAAGATCTCCCCTGTCGGCCATGTTCCGCGATGGGGTCCACGCGCTGCCCCAAGAGGCACTTTCGTTGCATGCGGGACATCTCCGCGCAGGAAGTGGTGGTTGCTGCCGAAGAGCTTTTGGCCAGAAGGGGAAAGGAGTTTTGCGAAAGGAGGGCCAGGAACTGA
- the rsfS gene encoding ribosome silencing factor yields the protein MRKEGQELSTKDLSDPKTLALRIADLSLDKKASSVLVMDLRGLCSFTDYFVLCTGASDTQVKAITDHIEEELSKEHIEPWHREGYTHLRWVILDYIDVVAHIFQPEVREFYGLEQLWGDAEVIEVGEDTGRGNQELGRAPR from the coding sequence TTGCGAAAGGAGGGCCAGGAACTGAGTACAAAGGACTTGTCTGACCCAAAGACGTTGGCCTTGCGTATTGCCGATCTCTCTTTAGACAAGAAGGCCTCGTCAGTGTTGGTGATGGACTTGCGGGGCTTGTGTTCGTTTACAGACTATTTCGTGTTGTGCACCGGTGCCTCCGACACGCAGGTCAAGGCCATCACCGACCACATCGAGGAGGAGCTGAGCAAAGAGCACATCGAGCCTTGGCACCGCGAGGGCTACACGCACCTACGCTGGGTGATTCTCGACTACATCGACGTGGTGGCGCACATTTTCCAGCCCGAGGTGCGAGAATTCTACGGCCTGGAGCAGTTATGGGGCGATGCGGAGGTCATTGAGGTAGGGGAGGACACCGGACGAGGCAACCAAGAGTTGGGGAGGGCACCAAGATGA